TTTCTCCCCGTTTGTCAACAATGCAAACATATTGTAAAAACTTCCTACAAAGCGACAATTTACTACTTTATTCCtatgtaaatgcatgttttacttACCGATGAACGCAGAAAGTCTACAGCAAGCTCGTCCTTCCACTacctgttttccagctgttgaCCAATGAGAGACTCTTTCGTGTAATCGTCACAGGCCGGTTAACCAATCATAACAGTCCAAGAGCGCGAGCCGGAAAACAATGTTCATTCCGTTATGAATACGAAAATTAATGATCAACCCTGGATAAAAGTTACACTTTTTATGTTCAGGGCCTGTCGAAGTCATGATTACCATGGTTTAAGATGTGAGTGTTATCAAATGCGTCAAGTTACTTCCTAATGAAAACAAGATAAATTGAAATTTAGCACCTTGCGCTCTCAAGTACGTGAATTAAGTGATTGTCAGGTTTCCATTATGTACCGCGATGAAGccattaatcgattatcaaaagACATGTCAGCgacaattttgataatcaaatGATGTGAAAGATTTAAGCAAATATGCCAAACATTTgcagatttcagctttaatgtagatttgccattttttttaaccttttgaACAGTAACTTAAACCAGTCTTGGGTTTTGGAAATAACGATTTGCAGATATCAGCTTGGGCTCTGGGTTTTTGTTTTCGTGATGGgtgtattttcattattttctgacactttagACAGAGCTACAAATCACTTGGTCTAGAAAATAGTCTATGGCAGATAAATTCTTTATGTCGATAGTAGTAGCTTTAAATGTAATACATGAAATGGCAACTGGTCTGTGGcctaaaagaaagaaacaaaaaaccccacacTCACAGATAATGTGTAGCCCAAATGCAATCAGTGCACGGAAAATGATCTAGCTGCAattactttgaaaaaaaaaaagtcaaattaccCATCAATCATTAAAAAAGCAAGTTGGTTCAGTAAAAAGTGGCACCatctttattcattttacaaTTTGACAATGTGAAGTCTACAgcatggagagaaaacaagtgtAGAACACAGGAAATTGTTGGGACAAAATAGATAAGTTCAATATCATTTGTCAAATCTCCAATAACATATCAAAACCAATTTCTAGCTACATGTTTCGATTTGTGAGGTGTTACTCAAATTCTTAGATTTATTTGATCACACAACTATTTATATCCTTATAAATTAGTCAGTCTGTCCTGTATCTCGTGTGTACAAGAGTCCCAACTTAATCATCATTCCGAGTAAAGAGTAAAATTTCCCAcatctctaaaaacaaaacataaatggTTCAAAATCAAAAGAAACATAGCTTACATTCTTCATTCtgctaatgttaatgttaatgtggtACAACTGTGTGAAGGGACTGATACAGACAACAGAaagcgcgcgcgcgcacacacacacacacacacacacacacacacacacacacacacacacacacacacacacacacacacacacacacacacacacacacacacacacacacacacacacacacacacacacacacacacacacacacacacacacacacacacacacttaagccataaaaaaacaaaaccatcaaaaaataaaggttatgtttatttttgtctgtcaggAGGCTGAAGAATATTTGGATAGATGTGagtgttagaaaaaaaaactgtatctGATAAACTAATGGACTACACTTTCAAAAATGCAGAACatctacattttcttttatgcaCAGGAATGTTggacatttatttcattaaaaaatacaaaaataaaattcaaaaaaGACACCCACAATCCAGAATAATAGTCTGAAGGGGATATGTTGGACAGGGGCAGAAAGGttgagggggtggggtgggggtgggggcaaTCTGAGTCTGCTTCAATCTGAGTCTCCTGGGTCTACATCATATGACCAGAGAACTGcttcacactgaaataaaaagagtgaaaacataatgaaatgcacaagaagaaaaatgcttttcataAGTCGATGACAGTGTAAATATATAGCAACTGTGGGAGGATGAGGTCTTGGGAGGAAAATGAGAGACATACAGCAAGtaagaaagacaggcagagaggaagaggtgaaataagtggtggaagaagagcaaggaagaggagggggggaaaaGAGGGGTGTGGTTAGTCCTTGTGTCCAAGCAGGTGCAGCacactgaaggaggaggagaggaaggaagagggaggcagGGTTAGTTAACATGGCAACACTACACTACTCATGAGACGGCGGCGGCAGGTCTACAGCTGTATTAGCATTCAGCTAAGCTCGGATAGCATCAACAAGAAGTAGTGTATTATACGTGCCTACTGGTTGCCaagggagacagaagaggaggagcccGTGCTATTTGGCAGACTGTGATTTGTTGTCGGTTCATCtaactaaaaacaacaaaatcactAGTcttccacacagcagcagcagccaggggAACAATCAATCCACTCCCTGCTTCACAGTGAAACGGCTTAGATGGCAAATAGAcattctgttgtcttttttctttgtaccAATCATATTCAATGGACAAATGTGACAGTCAAAGAAACATGTCAATCACATTGACCCTTTTCAAAAAACATTATGTAATATGTACAACTTAAGTTTGCCTGCTCCTTCACAGCCATTTCATGCAAGAGGAAGGTTTGAACTAGTTGCAGGTTGCATGGGGAAGAAAGGAAGGGGGTTAGTGAAGAAGAGACAGCAGGCAACAGAAATGCATAACCCAACAAAAAGTGGGTTAACTGGCATTAGGATGCAATTTCAGTTAaacacatttatgcatttaCCATCTATACATGTGTGAAAGAGGTAAAGGAAGTAGTTTGCTTTTTAGCTTGTACGAGTTTACTAGAACGCTCTTTCTAAGATGGATGGCATTGACAAACTTTTTATGACGCAACCCAACAGATGTGAGTTCAGGCCAGAGTAAGAGCCCACAGAACAATTTGAGGGAGGTTTTCAAAGGGTTCCACTCTGCGAAGCCAAGCTGTGGGCTTGATGAGCACAATTTAATGGGGTAAATGGGTCTACTACAACCATGGTGCCAAATCAAGACTTCCTACATCTAAAAAGCCAGAAGTTAGTGTAGTACAATGAAGCTGTGGCAGAACTTGCCTGTTCTGTAGAAGGAACTGGGCGTTCTGGATCTGATCCTTCGTGCCAGTAATGGTGATGATTCGGTCCTCAGAACCTTCCAGAGGCTCATCGATTTTGATGGAGGCTCCAGACTCGTGGCGGATCTGTTTGATCCGCTGGCCTCCCTTACCAATGATAGAGCCAGCCAGCTGTCGGTGGGGTACCGAGAAGAGAATGAGAGCAGtggggaagagagaaaaagcatgcacgcagagagaaacattttaGGCTCTGGGAAAACACATGTGGAGCTAAAAATAAGTGAAACGcaaggaggaaaagagaaaacacgACAGATATGTTTCAAGAAAATATAGTTTTGAATATTTTAGGTGTTTCAATACAATGtctaaatgtgaaaaattattAATTTTGTTAATAACACTGAGAAACTGTTGTGACCTTGTCTAGTGTGGGTGCATTTGGAGAAAAGTCATCAAGTGGGAGACAACATCACTTGTTGGTCCCTACAACTGGAATGCTGTAGCAGTCATTTAGTTGCTGCATAAATAATGGAATATGATAAGCATACATGACGACATGTCATTTATATTAAGGGTAATGAGAGAATGCAGATGACACGATCACATATGGCAGTGTAGTTTTGTACTCTAAATGTTATTATGACATGGTGGTACAGTGGGTGAAGTAGACTGATGAGACTTTCTTTGGTGTGACAGATTGTATGTTGCTGTCATTTACTCACATCTTTAGGGATCGTCACTTGTGTGGTGACGACAGGTCCGCCTATGTCATTATAGGAGCCACGTCCACCTGATGGcaagaggaaggggagaggtGAAGACCAAAGCAGAcaagcagtgaaaaaaaaaaaagatgaatggaGAAAAGTAAGAGCACTAAAAATCAATACTTGGCTGCCAACATTATCACACATGGCTCAGAATTTTTTCCTAATCGTTAAAAAAGTGTAGAAACTCACCTGACTGGTAGCTATCCCAGGAGGAACTATTGTCTGAGCAGGAGAGAGGGCaagaaagaaaactgactcaGTGTTAAACATTAAgttcacaacacaacacaatttctgtgacaaacaacaaaataaccaAATGACCCATCTCAATACTAAACTCAAACATGTGGATGAGTAGTCATACATTTTCAACAGATCTCCTCAAGAAAACTGGAGAATGATACATAATTACCTCTGTTTGCCATCTTCAACATTTGTTGTAAACAGATAATTTAAGTAAAATATCATtccacaagaaaaaaagcacaatactGTTGCAGACCAACAGTCAAGACACATTCATGTGAGCTGCAATGTCCTTCTAACCAGGTTGGTCACTGTACAGattgtcattttttgtgcaGGAACATTGCATTCAGACAAAATGCTTTATACTACAGTATGTTCAAAGGAACGCCTTATTAAGATACAGTAACAGCCTTGAAACCACATCCAAatactgaaacagaaaaaaacatcaggcTTAGTACTTACCATatcctcctccactctgtaaaaaacacacagaaacacaaacggGTTACATACGGTACAGCTGATTCCCTTCATCTTTCTACAGATCCCAGATGAATGGTCCGGGGTTGTAAGTACAAATGTAAGGATGATGCAGCAGCCTCGTCCATGGAGTAGACTCAACTAAAAGCCACCCAGTTTTCATCCATAAGCCagactcctcctccttccctccctccatccccccttcctgtctctccttgCATCTCCATCAGCCCCCATTTTCACCTGCtattcagctgctgctgtcaccagGGCAACAGGCAATTCAAAAAGCTGTTGCTGAGCAACGGCAGGCAGTATCCTGCcagctctcagagagggagggaaagagagagagaccttcCAGTCTGTCAACAAAGCGTTATTATTGCCTAGCAACCAACCATGgccacccccaccctccccatCCCCAacaccctccctctctttgcAGGAAAAAGCAGGCTGGCCGTGAAAAGTACACAGTAAGAGGGCAATTATAGCTGATTATTATGGGGTGTCTCCGGCTGTGGTGATTATGGTCATTCGGTGGGAAGGCTTATGCCATGCCAAAACTAGCTTGGATGCATGGCCAGGGCTCAGATGACTGTGTGCACACGCATGTGCACATGAGTGACCAGCCGATAAACCTCCATTATCATTACAACACAATGGACAATCACAGCATATTGTCTAGTGCTAGGACCAACCAGTATGCTAGCCTGAGGATGCTGGCGCCCAGTGAGATGCTAGAACAAGAGCTGCATGTATTTAGCAAAGGGTCACTAACCATGTTATCGCTGTAGCGATCCGGTCTCCCTCTTCTGTCACTGGTGATGAAAGAGTGTCatagaggggaggggggaggggggtaatgtgggtgggggtggaaagaaaaggaaaatgctTAGAAAAAAATGCTTGGCAACATTCCAAAGGAAATTTATGGTCTAGgtcaaactgcacacacacgctgagcaagattacagtataaacacatttcctctcagCCATCTTCCCACACAGTCACAGGAACAGCTCTGACAGTGTTATAGTGAGAGAAGTGAcaggtggtggtgatgatgatcaGAGCCAAGGGCTGCTGCTTTCCCCCAAAAAACTCAAATTAAGGAATTAGCTCAAGAAATGTGTTTGGATTTATTTGGTAATCTTCATACATACATGCACGGTCATTACATGACTAACGTGCATGTTGCATATGTCCTCCTAGCTCATAACGTATTGGTGCCATGTGCTAGGATGACACAAATtgagaaaatatcaaaatatgcCCTGACATTATATATTTCTAGAATCAGTATCAGTCATATTTTATTGGTTTGATTTTTATGACTATTATCTGGATGTGGACAGGTGACACTGAACCAAAGCCAGGTCACATTAGCATTATTGTAGTTTAGGAGGGTGAAGATCTTTCCATTTTAGAATTTAGAAACAGCCTACCAAAATAGTTTCTCAACAACCCAAAAGATCCattattttctcctttcaaatggCAGCATTGACACTGAAAAAGAGCAAGCTAACGTATAAGTCTGCCagaatgctgcattcatgtgcaatTGTACATATCAGAAAAATTACTTCTCTAATTACAATTCAGCTTGTGAAAGCAGCCTGTTTTGCGGGGGACTCAATCAACGATTGTCAGATTCACATCAGCACATGACCCTCATACACACCACCACAACTACATTCTCTCAACCTGGGAAATACTGGGACCGAACAGCACACTGGATGGGTTATTAACACAGGAAAGAGAAGGTCATACAACATTACTGCACTACCTGACAAAGCGCTCCAACTAAGTGTGGTGCAAATGGGTGAATGGAGAAAGGGGGGAAAGGGCCCTATGCAGTCTACAGCAACAGAAGTTAAGACTGTAGAGCAATAGATACCCATAAGGCAGGAGATAGTATTGGGAGTTAGGGATATGATAGGGGGGCAAAAGAGTGTTATTTTTCTCACGAGCTATGAGAAGTGGATAATCAGTAATATTTAAAGAATTATAACAATAAAAGTAGCAAGGCAGGGAAATACGGGACATGTAGGAACACTTACAACTTAATTTCAAGGCATCGTGGCCAATCATTTGTCATATTTGTGAACGGAATTTATGCCGAACACCTGTCAGTGCTGGTAAATGACTCATTCCTCACAAAGACCCAAGGGTAAAATGCTATTCTAGAAGAAGCAACATCCAGGGGTATCAATGAGGAATTTTTGTTTCAGTGAATTACCGTTACAGAGCAGTACCGACATTGGGGAAAGTGCAAGTAATATAACAGAACATATATGTAATATAAGTAAAATAACAGAATATTAGTATGTCAAAGTATCCCTGTTAAGATAAGGCAGATGGTTCAGACAAAGGTTTGGGGACAGAAACTTACTTTGACCTGTCATCTGAGCCACGGTACGAGTCATAGTAACGATCATCTCTGTGGGCAAGATGGAGATgggaaaaagacacaaacacatccagacaTACATTGATGAGCACATAAAATTAATGGAATGATAACCATGAATCCAATGTTTCCAGAGGTGCACAGTGTGAAACTTCATTACACGCAGAAAACTGGACTCACTTTATCCTATGAATTAGACAATGCAAAGCAAGACTGGTGAATCTGAACAGAATGCCCCTGAATGGAAAATAAGCATCTGAAGAGGGATTAAGCTTTGTAAATGTAGGAACTCTAGCACTGAACAGAGTGTAGTTGGTCGAAAATATCAAACACTTAAAACTCAAGAGGTTAACAGGAGTAAAAGGACTCTCAACTTCAAACTGATGAGTGGGATCATGTAAGCACTTGGCACTTTAGTgttcagtaaaacaaaaaatgtttacaAGATATCTCTATTTTCCAACAGCATGCCCACTGTTAAACATAAGCACCAACAATCTTAAGTGGCAGCACTTTGTGACAAGACTTGCTCTGTGCACGAGTAAAAGAAAAAGCCAAgcaagacagagaaaacacattgtGCATCACTTATGTTCATATCTTACCCTCctctgtgttggtgttggtgtccAATTGGCATGTTGCGCACCCGGCCACTCCCTCTGGAGACCCTACTTGGGTGGGGTGGGGGAGGACCTCGGCGAGGACTCATCTCATCGTAATCCCGGCGGGAGGGAGGCATGGGTCCCCGTCCCCCTCTGCTAGAGGGCATTCGGTCAAACGCGCGGTCTCCACCGCTGGACCTACCCCCACGTATTGGGAACCCTCCCATAAGCCTGCGACTGCCTCCCCTCTCTTCAAACATCACGGTGAAACCACCGTATTCATATGTTTCATCGTAGAAGTTAGGGTCATAGGGCTGTGCTCTGCCCTTTATGGGAGCCTAaaagggaggacagagggagataATCTGACCTGCTGAGGGGCATTTAAAATATGTAGTTTACAAGAATACTTGTGTGCTGGGGATAAAGGTGCATCTACTACCAACAATACAATATTCTGAATGTATAACAAAAtctctgatcagctgcagcatggATATCTTTGTTTGTCCATCTGGTTCTCTTACGCTAGACTACATTTTAAATTTCCAACCAACAAAATTTATTCAATCAGAAAAATGTATCAATTAATGGATTCAATAAGATGCAATTCCAACTACTACAAAGGACACTCAACCACTGTAAAAGATACTCACTTCAGCAATGAGCTCCAGCATAGTCTTGATACACTCCACCACCCTCTCTGTTTTACCACCAACCAGCACCACCCGGTCTGTCGACTGAGGACAACACTCCTGAAACAGCTTGATGCTGGTCTTTGTGTTCTGTAGACACatgaaatgcagacacacatgaagaacACATGAAAAGGGAAAGCTGCTACACGGTACAGCAGCTGATTCTGctgtagaaaaaacaaacattcatttcacacatcaaaTCACAACTGCATTTTATGGGCATTTCCACATTAAGGTACATTAAGTAGCCCCCAACATAACAGATGGAGCCAGAAGAATATGACAGTTAAGAAATCAATTcaacaaatataaataatataaaagaggaaaaaatgcatCCTTTCTGGGTATCTCTAGCTGGGTTTAATCCAGGCATTCAAGGTGTGTATTCCTGTTACAACTGAAAAACAGGCAGCGACAAAAGGCTGTGTGAAAAGGCATGCTGTACATTACTCACACATTTCAGTCTGTAACCTGCTTTGCAATAGatttaaatgcaaaaagctGATTTTCATCCTTTGTATCAACATACCTCACGGAGCTCCTTGATCTTGGCTCCTTTTACCCCAATGATCGAGCCAGCAAGGCTCTGGTGGATCAGCAGACGCAGCTCACAATCAAAATCCATGCCATTGTACTGCTGGTACTGAGGGAGATATTTATTATGTTAATACTATGATGCAGTCTGTTTAGTTCTCTGAAAGACTCAACCCTGCCTGTTTCTTCTAATTCTGGCTAATTCTTAtttgaatgaattatttttaattacagtTTGAAAGTTCTTATGATAACATTTTCCCCCACCAATTACTTTCAGGTGCAGGCACATGGTGCCTCCAAATAGATTGCAGACACAAGTCAACAGGGTTTTAACCAGTCCAATTTAACTTATTCAACCACTTAATTGCAAGTGAGAACAAAGGTAAAATACACAAAGGCAAAacagcaagcaaacaaaagtaccacaaacacatttaacagtACATATAACTTGAACTAGAAAGCATCTCTGTGAGACAATAGATAGTGATAAGTATTAACATTGattgttttcctttcaaaaaAGTGTAGTTCACTAGGTTCAACTACACTtgacatgaagagaaagaaaatgagtttAAGTCCTCACCTCTTCCAGTGTTGGGATAATCTTCAGCAGGATTTCTCCAACTGTCTCGATGTCGGCACTGATGCTCAGGATGCTTCATATTTCACCCACCAATGACAAGGCAgagcacagccacacagagaaGGTGGGGTTGGGGGAGCCAGCGAGGCATCCCGGGGGGAGGGAACAACATTTCAGATCAGAGAATTCATGACATCCTGTTATTTGCCATAGAAAAACTGAGACTAACGCAGCTAAATGAACTGTTGAGGTCCAGTGTTTTCTAAGCTTTTCATGATGATAATTCAACACTGTAAAAAAGCTGGTACCCAAACAatgcaatgaaaagaaaacagtcttTTGTTCAGAGAAAGCaaggaaagagacaaaataaaaagggaCCCAAAGAAAAGTGACTGCATTTGGTGACCACTGAAGGGGCAAGACGGGGAGGGTGAAGCCTGAGGAGGATCTGGCAGGAATAAGCACCAATGGTGCCAGAGAGAACTCTAAAGTCCTAAAGCATAGTTTGGTGGATGCACACCACAAAGAATTTGACTACAAAGACCCCAAATAAGGTGCCCAACACAACTTTGAAAGATCAGGGAAGACGGAGAGAATGAATGAACCCACTCTCCTCTTTTTAGCAATTGCAAAGCACCCCATCTTAAAAATTTGGTTTGGACAGCAAACGATGTGTCACTTGTACAACAAATTGTAAATAAAATTTTGTTGTCTGCACCCACCTAGtgacataataaaataaacaatgaatttaCGAATCAAGACCACTTATGCACAGTTTGTACATGGAAGTAGAATGGTAGACAGCTGAGGAAGAGTAACACAGCAGATTGTACCATGGAAAAATGGAAGTTTGCCACCACTGGAGTTGATGCTTTTTAAGGGGATGGGAGAAGCAATAAACATAAAACCAAAGAATGCAGATGtgagtgggacagagagagattatCTGTACTTTCAATAGCTCCAGCAGTCCATTACCAAATTCAGATGAAGCAgaagacaggagggaaaaaaacacacacacacagacaaacaacactTGACTCCTAGCTTGTCTTTAGAGTTTGAGAATGGATGGACAATCTGAGCAGATCAGTTTATGAGGGAATTGCAAGGAAAGAATGGGATGGCGTGAGAAGCAGGTGAGCTTAtgaaactaaaagaaaaacaagaacaccAGTATATCCACTcggagggggggagggaggtgaAAACGCGAAAGATAAAGAGGATAGATAATCAtcaataaaaattaaagaaacaaaaaacacggACATATTGTACAGATTATAGCaaagatttaaaaacacagtggCTGATTGTGGACAAACCCTGACAACACCAGCCTAAATTTAAATGTTGACGTGACTTTAAAAAGTCTGGCTTTTACAGGTTGAACAGGCAGATTTGGACATGAACGCATTTAGGCATTTTGACTCAGGCTAAAATACTGTGAGAACAGGTAGGTTATATACAGTGACTTGACAGAGGCAGGATGACTATTTATTATTCATctcttcttgtttgtttgacctGTAGTCAGGCAGTGAGAGGGAGGAGCTTAGGGACATACCGCTCAGGCCCACTGCTGTCTGGGACTGACACACTGGCATTGTACTGGGCGTGGCATGGGCAGGGGCCAGGGCCATTCGAGCACAGATGTC
The DNA window shown above is from Chelmon rostratus isolate fCheRos1 chromosome 5, fCheRos1.pri, whole genome shotgun sequence and carries:
- the hnrnpk gene encoding heterogeneous nuclear ribonucleoprotein K, encoding MDTEIDHQEETSFSNSETNGKRPAEDADEQKSFKRSRNSDEMVELRILLQSKNAGAVIGKGGKNIKALRTDYNASVSVPDSSGPERILSISADIETVGEILLKIIPTLEEYQQYNGMDFDCELRLLIHQSLAGSIIGVKGAKIKELRENTKTSIKLFQECCPQSTDRVVLVGGKTERVVECIKTMLELIAEAPIKGRAQPYDPNFYDETYEYGGFTVMFEERGGSRRLMGGFPIRGGRSSGGDRAFDRMPSSRGGRGPMPPSRRDYDEMSPRRGPPPPHPSRVSRGSGRVRNMPIGHQHQHRGGDDRYYDSYRGSDDRSNDRRGRPDRYSDNMSGGGYDNSSSWDSYQSGGRGSYNDIGGPVVTTQVTIPKDLAGSIIGKGGQRIKQIRHESGASIKIDEPLEGSEDRIITITGTKDQIQNAQFLLQNSVKQFSGHMM